One Channa argus isolate prfri chromosome 15, Channa argus male v1.0, whole genome shotgun sequence DNA segment encodes these proteins:
- the pih1d1 gene encoding PIH1 domain-containing protein 1 isoform X1 yields the protein MTTDSSLLNSELELQQQEELYQQLLLQAMGKIQTENPDSKVIRPQPGMCVKTLSEPSKQKVFVNICQSNSVPLPPDLSREELVELLQSEDPSGYRIPMSLGEPHTEVDNSSQGCTAYDVVINQEFFQKCQKDPLFQQFVILVCLEGLENKYNLELSRDWKVLKNRKFLGSVIEQNIRTKSRPVIQELQPPDSTAVSAKRPEFTLLVEPSAGDPEYLIAEIKLPGVPSSRSLVLDVGQDRLVLTARPSLFHLDIFYPFLIDQENSVAQFNKSTEILTVTMPVVCASI from the exons ATGACGACAGACTCTTCACTCCTAAACTCTGAGCTGGAGCTACAGCAGCAAGAGGAATTGTATCAGCAGCTGCTTTTACAG GCGATGGGAAAGATACAGACTGAAAATCCAGACTCTAAAGTGATACGACCCCAACCTG GCATGTGTGTGAAAACACTCTCTGAACCAAGCAAACAGAAGGTCTTTGTAAACATCTGTCAATCGAACTCAGTCCCACTTCCACCAGATCTCTCAAGAGAAGAGCTTGTAGAGCTGCTCCAATCAGAAGATCCCAGTGGCTACAGAATTCCCATGAGCCTTGGCGAGCCACACACAGAAGTAGATAACA gTTCTCAAGGTTGCACAGCTTATGATGTAGTTATCAACCAGGAATTCTTCCAGAAgtgccag AAGGATCCATTATTCCAGCAGTTTGTTATTCTGGTGTGTTTAGAAGGGTTGGAGAATAAATACAACCTGGAGCTAAGTAgag ACTGGAAGGTGCTGAAGAACAGAAAGTTCTTGGGTTCTGTCATCGAGCAGAACATCCGGACAAAGAGCAGGCCGGTGATTCAAGAGTTGCAGCCTCC TGACAGCACCGCTGTGTCAGCCAAAAG ACCAGAGTTTACATTGCTTGTGGAGCCTTCTGCTGGTGACCCTGAGTACCTCATTGCAGAAATAAAGCTACCTGGGGTG CCGTCCTCTCGCTCTCTGGTCCTTGATGTTGGACAAGACCGACTGGTATTAACAGCTCGGCCCTCGCTTTTCCATCTTGACATCTTCTACCCCTTTCTCATCGATCAGGAGAACAGTGTGGCACAGTTCAACAAGAGCACAGAg ATCCTTACCGTCACTATGCCTGTGGTGTGTGCATCAATCTAG
- the pih1d1 gene encoding PIH1 domain-containing protein 1 isoform X2, which translates to MTTDSSLLNSELELQQQEELYQQLLLQAMGKIQTENPDSKVIRPQPGMCVKTLSEPSKQKVFVNICQSNSVPLPPDLSREELVELLQSEDPSGYRIPMSLGEPHTEVDNSSQGCTAYDVVINQEFFQKCQKDPLFQQFVILVCLEGLENKYNLELSRDWKVLKNRKFLGSVIEQNIRTKSRPVIQELQPPDSTAVSAKRPEFTLLVEPSAGDPEYLIAEIKLPGVPSSRSLVLDVGQDRLVLTARPSLFHLDIFYPFLIDQENSVAQFNKSTECSHVRCRRGI; encoded by the exons ATGACGACAGACTCTTCACTCCTAAACTCTGAGCTGGAGCTACAGCAGCAAGAGGAATTGTATCAGCAGCTGCTTTTACAG GCGATGGGAAAGATACAGACTGAAAATCCAGACTCTAAAGTGATACGACCCCAACCTG GCATGTGTGTGAAAACACTCTCTGAACCAAGCAAACAGAAGGTCTTTGTAAACATCTGTCAATCGAACTCAGTCCCACTTCCACCAGATCTCTCAAGAGAAGAGCTTGTAGAGCTGCTCCAATCAGAAGATCCCAGTGGCTACAGAATTCCCATGAGCCTTGGCGAGCCACACACAGAAGTAGATAACA gTTCTCAAGGTTGCACAGCTTATGATGTAGTTATCAACCAGGAATTCTTCCAGAAgtgccag AAGGATCCATTATTCCAGCAGTTTGTTATTCTGGTGTGTTTAGAAGGGTTGGAGAATAAATACAACCTGGAGCTAAGTAgag ACTGGAAGGTGCTGAAGAACAGAAAGTTCTTGGGTTCTGTCATCGAGCAGAACATCCGGACAAAGAGCAGGCCGGTGATTCAAGAGTTGCAGCCTCC TGACAGCACCGCTGTGTCAGCCAAAAG ACCAGAGTTTACATTGCTTGTGGAGCCTTCTGCTGGTGACCCTGAGTACCTCATTGCAGAAATAAAGCTACCTGGGGTG CCGTCCTCTCGCTCTCTGGTCCTTGATGTTGGACAAGACCGACTGGTATTAACAGCTCGGCCCTCGCTTTTCCATCTTGACATCTTCTACCCCTTTCTCATCGATCAGGAGAACAGTGTGGCACAGTTCAACAAGAGCACAGAg TGCAGTCATGTCAGATGTAGAAGAGGAATATGA
- the pih1d1 gene encoding PIH1 domain-containing protein 1 isoform X3, whose protein sequence is MTTDSSLLNSELELQQQEELYQQLLLQAMGKIQTENPDSKVIRPQPGMCVKTLSEPSKQKVFVNICQSNSVPLPPDLSREELVELLQSEDPSGYRIPMSLGEPHTEVDNSSQGCTAYDVVINQEFFQKCQKDPLFQQFVILVCLEGLENKYNLELSRDWKVLKNRKFLGSVIEQNIRTKSRPVIQELQPPDSTAVSAKRPEFTLLVEPSAGDPEYLIAEIKLPGVPSSRSLVLDVGQDRLVLTARPSLFHLDIFYPFLIDQENSVAQFNKSTESCQM, encoded by the exons ATGACGACAGACTCTTCACTCCTAAACTCTGAGCTGGAGCTACAGCAGCAAGAGGAATTGTATCAGCAGCTGCTTTTACAG GCGATGGGAAAGATACAGACTGAAAATCCAGACTCTAAAGTGATACGACCCCAACCTG GCATGTGTGTGAAAACACTCTCTGAACCAAGCAAACAGAAGGTCTTTGTAAACATCTGTCAATCGAACTCAGTCCCACTTCCACCAGATCTCTCAAGAGAAGAGCTTGTAGAGCTGCTCCAATCAGAAGATCCCAGTGGCTACAGAATTCCCATGAGCCTTGGCGAGCCACACACAGAAGTAGATAACA gTTCTCAAGGTTGCACAGCTTATGATGTAGTTATCAACCAGGAATTCTTCCAGAAgtgccag AAGGATCCATTATTCCAGCAGTTTGTTATTCTGGTGTGTTTAGAAGGGTTGGAGAATAAATACAACCTGGAGCTAAGTAgag ACTGGAAGGTGCTGAAGAACAGAAAGTTCTTGGGTTCTGTCATCGAGCAGAACATCCGGACAAAGAGCAGGCCGGTGATTCAAGAGTTGCAGCCTCC TGACAGCACCGCTGTGTCAGCCAAAAG ACCAGAGTTTACATTGCTTGTGGAGCCTTCTGCTGGTGACCCTGAGTACCTCATTGCAGAAATAAAGCTACCTGGGGTG CCGTCCTCTCGCTCTCTGGTCCTTGATGTTGGACAAGACCGACTGGTATTAACAGCTCGGCCCTCGCTTTTCCATCTTGACATCTTCTACCCCTTTCTCATCGATCAGGAGAACAGTGTGGCACAGTTCAACAAGAGCACAGAg TCATGTCAGATGTAG